In the Solibacillus sp. FSL K6-1523 genome, one interval contains:
- a CDS encoding DsbA family oxidoreductase → MKIELFSDFACPFCYIAKTRLQQAIQQLNLDDTVEIEYKAYQLDPGASKIDARQFYDDLYENKGQRAEKVKQLTESIQAHGDEVGLTFNFDAIQLANTENAHRLSKLAKTLGKETQFIDTMMETYFTKGINLNDEAQLLAICERVNIPKQQAIDVLHSTQFAEELANDRYDAQQLQITSVPFFIFENQYGIKGVEPIEIFTKTLLQAQQVVNKRLEVTGNDLTCGQDGCSL, encoded by the coding sequence ATGAAAATTGAATTATTTTCGGATTTTGCTTGTCCATTTTGTTATATTGCAAAAACAAGATTACAGCAAGCAATCCAGCAATTAAATTTAGATGATACGGTAGAAATTGAATATAAAGCGTATCAATTAGATCCGGGAGCTTCTAAAATAGATGCACGACAATTTTATGATGATTTATATGAGAATAAAGGACAACGGGCAGAAAAAGTGAAGCAATTAACAGAGTCGATTCAAGCTCATGGGGATGAGGTTGGACTCACGTTTAACTTTGACGCGATTCAGCTAGCTAATACAGAAAATGCCCATCGCCTAAGTAAATTAGCTAAAACACTCGGCAAGGAAACGCAATTTATAGATACAATGATGGAAACGTATTTTACAAAAGGGATTAATTTAAATGATGAAGCGCAATTATTGGCAATTTGTGAACGAGTAAATATTCCGAAACAGCAAGCGATTGACGTTTTACATTCGACTCAATTTGCTGAAGAACTTGCGAATGACCGTTATGATGCGCAACAACTTCAAATAACGAGCGTCCCTTTTTTCATTTTTGAAAATCAATATGGTATTAAAGGTGTCGAGCCAATTGAAATTTTCACAAAAACTTTATTACAAGCACAGCAAGTGGTAAACAAAAGATTAGAAGTGACTGGCAATGACCTTACTTGTGGTCAGGATGGTTGTTCATTATAA
- a CDS encoding aspartate kinase, producing the protein MIVCKFGGTSVASAEQIKKVANIVKSNPERKIIAVSAPGKRSGDDVKVTDLLIELADTALANGNIEEKIQAVVARYQAITDGLGLDLTMSGIITEDLRERVAADRSNTELFIDNIKASGEDNNAKLIASYFTSIGMPAKYVSPKDRLIVNDRPERTFAIREAYVNLNKLKDEKEIIIFPGFFGYTKEGILRTFDRGGSDITGSILASAVGADLYENFTDVDCVFAANPKIVNDPVDIKEITYREMRELSYAGFSVFHDEALMPVYKQGIPVNIKNTNNPSAPGTLILPTRSQSNRPVTGISADGGFAILYVSKYLMNREVGFGRKLLQIIEEENISYEHTPSGLDDISVIMRSDQLCKEKEARIIQRVKDELCADDVHFSHDLSMIVIVGEGMRHNTGLAARAASAISSTGANIEMINQGSSEVSLVFGVRSEFENQILKGLYQEFFATIPSL; encoded by the coding sequence ATGATTGTATGTAAATTTGGCGGGACTTCAGTTGCGAGTGCAGAACAAATCAAAAAAGTGGCAAATATTGTGAAGTCCAATCCTGAAAGAAAGATTATCGCTGTTTCTGCGCCAGGAAAGCGTTCAGGTGATGATGTTAAAGTAACAGATTTATTAATTGAATTAGCGGATACGGCGTTAGCGAATGGAAATATCGAAGAAAAAATTCAAGCTGTTGTTGCACGTTATCAAGCCATTACGGATGGGCTAGGTCTTGATTTAACAATGTCGGGGATCATTACTGAAGATTTACGTGAGCGCGTTGCTGCGGATCGTTCCAATACGGAATTGTTTATTGACAATATTAAAGCAAGTGGTGAAGACAATAATGCCAAACTGATTGCCAGCTATTTTACTTCTATTGGTATGCCTGCAAAATATGTTAGTCCAAAAGATAGACTAATTGTGAATGACCGTCCAGAGCGTACGTTTGCAATACGAGAAGCATATGTGAATTTAAATAAATTAAAAGATGAAAAAGAAATTATTATTTTCCCTGGCTTTTTTGGTTACACAAAAGAAGGGATTTTGCGTACATTTGACCGCGGAGGTTCGGATATTACTGGCTCAATTTTAGCTTCAGCTGTTGGCGCAGATTTATATGAAAACTTTACAGATGTAGACTGTGTATTTGCAGCGAACCCTAAAATTGTGAATGATCCAGTTGATATAAAAGAAATTACGTATCGTGAAATGCGTGAACTTTCTTATGCTGGCTTCTCGGTGTTCCATGATGAAGCGTTAATGCCGGTATACAAGCAGGGAATTCCAGTTAATATTAAAAATACAAATAATCCTAGCGCACCAGGAACGCTTATTTTACCAACTCGTTCGCAATCAAATCGTCCGGTAACGGGAATTTCAGCGGATGGTGGATTTGCGATTTTATATGTTTCCAAATATTTAATGAACCGTGAAGTTGGTTTTGGTCGCAAGTTGCTACAAATTATTGAAGAAGAAAATATTTCGTATGAACATACACCATCTGGATTAGATGATATTTCTGTTATTATGCGTTCAGATCAATTATGTAAGGAAAAAGAAGCGCGTATTATTCAGCGCGTAAAAGATGAGCTATGCGCGGATGATGTGCATTTTAGCCATGATTTATCGATGATTGTCATTGTTGGTGAAGGTATGCGTCATAATACGGGTCTTGCAGCGCGTGCAGCATCGGCTATTTCATCAACAGGAGCTAATATTGAGATGATTAACCAAGGTTCATCAGAAGTAAGCTTAGTATTCGGTGTGCGATCTGAATTTGAAAATCAGATTTTAAAAGGCCTTTATCAAGAGTTTTTTGCAACGATTCCATCTTTATAA
- the cdaS gene encoding sporulation-specific diadenylate cyclase CdaS: MDKGGCDFSPMELTIKEDIRQVITALQKNVEMMGDENYCLLGNFEKIKEEFLSIEMKAATFYLNCYLSPFTDKYPELSTCVQNMSKLKHGGLIVIQREDPLQSLMKPGITIGAELTHSLLESIFFPGNPLHDGAVLVSRNQIVSAANVLPLSDRLSGGKKLGTRHRAALGLSEQSDALVLVVSEETGRVSFAIGGNLHPIITHGSL, translated from the coding sequence GTGGATAAAGGAGGTTGTGATTTTTCGCCGATGGAGCTAACAATCAAAGAAGATATTCGCCAAGTCATAACAGCATTACAAAAAAATGTAGAAATGATGGGGGATGAAAATTATTGCCTTCTTGGAAATTTTGAGAAAATAAAAGAAGAATTTTTGTCTATTGAAATGAAAGCTGCTACCTTTTATTTAAACTGTTATTTGTCACCATTTACGGACAAGTACCCGGAATTGTCGACTTGCGTTCAAAATATGTCTAAATTGAAACATGGAGGGTTAATCGTCATTCAACGGGAGGACCCTCTTCAATCCTTAATGAAACCAGGTATTACAATTGGCGCAGAATTAACCCATTCATTATTAGAATCTATCTTCTTTCCCGGAAATCCACTTCATGATGGGGCTGTATTGGTTAGCCGTAATCAGATTGTTTCCGCGGCAAATGTTCTCCCGCTATCAGATCGATTATCAGGTGGGAAAAAACTTGGTACACGACATCGCGCTGCATTAGGGTTATCTGAGCAAAGTGATGCCCTTGTACTCGTAGTATCTGAAGAAACAGGAAGAGTTTCATTTGCGATAGGTGGGAATCTTCATCCAATCATTACACATGGCTCTTTATAG